ggaaaaaaggagatttaATGTGTGCTCTCATTCACCTTGTACCAAATAAGTATTTGCATTGGTGAGGGAGAATGGCCTGGGGATGTGAGGAAGGGGTGAAGAATGGGAAGGGCTTCTTTAGGGGATTAACTGGGAGGAAAATGAAGGGCTGATGACAGATTGATTTGGAATGAGCAAAGAAATCTACAGGAAAAGTTTATGGGGTTTAAATGCTCTTGACCTGGTGTCACAGCATTTCATTGCTCTAGCTTAATGCAAAGAGGAAACTCAAATCTAGCTgcaaaccaaatatttttcagctgtttgtcACTGTGTTGATACAGCAGTGAGTTGAACTAGAAAAATTATTCAGTAGCTACTATCCTATTCAGTGTGAATAGGAcaggttgttttttctttattgcaaAAGGttcaagaaaattaaatggatgGGGAAGTTGGAAAAATTGTACAGAGGATTTACAGAGTCTCAATCCTTGGAGGTTTTTAAAACTTGGTGCAATAAGGCTCTGAACAATCTGTTTTGATCTGATAATCTCCAgagttcccttccaacctaaattgTTTTCCAAGCCAAGTCTTGTGAGAGGAAGGGCAGAAGTAAAAGGTGATCAGTGTAACTCACTCCATGTTTTTCCCTCCATGTATTTTAATCAACAGTCCTAAGTATTTTATCCTATTATTTAGGAAGTAAAGACTGTTAAAGAGGAATTGGCTACTAGGCTTAATACCAATGAAACTGCTGaattattgaaagaaaaagaagagcaaatcAAAGGATTAATGGAGGAAGGTGAGAATTAACTATTTTTTGTAGTAAAAATGTGTAGAACAGTTTGAAATGTACTGGCCTTGCATACAAGCCTTCTTTGTGTGGGGAAAAAGTGCTAATTTTAAGCATGTTGGATGTTTCTGAATGGTTGAAGCATTTAGTGAATAGCAAAGAGCAACAGGAGGGGTCAGGCAGTACAGGTGGCTGGAAAGGTGCTTCCTGCAAGTTGCGTTAAAAGGTGCTGAGAGATAAAACCAGCATGTGCAGAGCAACATTCCATGTTCCATTCATAAGAAATCTAACAAGGGCATTGACCATGGCATTTCTACAGTGTCTCCTTTAATACTTcttaattttggaaataaaatatagacAGTAAATGAGAAgatagtttggttttttttttctaacatgaTGAGCTCGCTTTATTTTCAAAGCCTTTTACATCCTATCCTATCTCACTGTAGCTCAGTGTAGCAACGGTATTTCAGGATAAGAAAGATTTAAACGTAAGAACTTGCATGAAAAATTGTAAGAATAAGTATTTCCATATTTACTGGAGTATTATTTTCATGGGACTAAAGAGCAAGGCTGGTGTGAATAGAGGGAATCCATAGAATATCACCAATATGCACTGGCTTCATGTTCAATTTCTTCACAGGAGAAAAGCTTTCtaaacagcagctgcagaattcCACCATTATTAAGAAATTAAGAgccaaagagaaagagagagaaaatattaacacaaaacagaacaaaaagattAAGGAATTGGAAGAGGAGTTGCAGCATTTAAAACAGGTGAGatatttgttgatttttttaaaagcttttaatatTAGGTGCAAAATTGCCTTTTGGGAGGGCTCTTGATAAACtgacattttattattttctggaGACTTCTTtatttcatagaatcccagaatggtttgggttggaagggaccctgaagcccatccagttccatcccctgccatgggcagggacactttccactatcgcaggttgctccaagccctgtccagcctggccttggacacttccagggatggggtagtcccagtttctctgggcagcctgtacCAGGGTCTCACCATCTCACATTATTGGAGCACTGAGTTGTGATTTATGTGTGTATTCCTTGTAAAACTGCAGTGTGGGATCTTCTCAGCTGCTTGTTTGCACTTGCACTGCTGTTACCATGTGAGCTGGAAAACCTGTACCACCAAAATTTGGACAGTTAGTGATCAGTTTGAGTCAAGACCTTACAAATTTCACACCCAGGATGTGGAGTTGTGTGAAGCTGTGATGAagagcagctccctcctctGGGCAAGGCAGGGAAgcaaaacctttctctttctgccAAGTGTTAGATGGGCTTAGCCACTTTATCCCAAATTGGTTGCCACTGTTGTCACTGTCCTCAGGCAGTCAGTTGTCAGCTCCATGTCCTGGGGTTTCTTTCATGTTTCTTGTCTGCCCTGACAGGTACTTGATGGCAAGGAAGACCTTGAGAAGCAGCATCGAGACAGCATTAAACAACTGAACAGTGTTGTGGAGAGACAAGAAAAGGACCTTACTAAACTTCAGGCAGAAGTGGAGGAACTTGAAGAAAGGAACAGGAGTGTGCAGGCAGCACTCGACAGTGCATACAAGTAAGCAAAGCAATCACACCTTCACATTGTGGCTCTTTCTTGTGCAATGcttgtgaaatatttaaaagtaacaAAGTTACTTTCCAAGTTGCTGTTGGCATTTAAATGTACTggggtttgtttatttgtttggttggcTCTTTCTCCCCAGGGAACTTGCAGATCTTCATAAAGCTAATGCTACAAAGGACAGTGAGGCTCAGGAAGCAGCCCTGAGTCGGGAAATGAAGGCAAAGGAAGAGCTTGGGTTAGCGCTGGAAAAGGCTCAGGAGGAGGctcggcagcagcaggaagcctTGGCAATTCAGGTGggtctgaaatgcagaaataaactCTTTAGTTCAACAAGTGACTGCCCTGAGGTGCTGTGTACACCTGATGTAATGGATCAGGTGGAACTCGTTTTTGTGTACTTAGCAAATACCCAGAGGATTTCTTCCCTGTGGAACTTGTTCCATATTAAGGGGTGATTGTGctaacatttaaaatactaattttatttaaaagtacttATCATTTTACTTGTctaaatgaaattactttgaGAGGCTCTATGTTAAATTTGTGGTACTCTTAACTCTTAGAATTTTTAGTGATAAACAAATCAGTGTAACTACTTGTGTGTGTGCAAAAGTGAAGCCTTTACTTGTAAACAAACATATCCTGTCTAACACTGTTTGAAAATGGTGTGGGACTGTGGCAAGGAATAGGTGATGATAGAACTTTTGGCAAGAGTTTAGTAACAATTTCTTGTTTAATTAGGTGGCAGACCTGAGGCTGGCACTGCAAcgtgcagagcagcaggcagcaagaAAAGAAGATTATTTACGGCAGGAAATTGGTGAACTGCAACAGGTACTATAACAAACAGATGATGCCAACTTGCATCTGCAAGGAGGACTtctaaaaacccaaaaataaaatgctaccATGACATGAACAGCCTGAAAGAGAggctttattttccttgttaCCTGCAGTGGTTGTCCTTTACAGAggagtaataaaaatattaatggaaatgttttttaaaatcacatagTGGAAAAAATGTCATCATTTTTTATGATGCCTCTTAAATGGAACACTGTCCTTTTTTAATACGAGACAAAATACAGGCATTAATTCTGTGATAGTTGTGTAAAATTGCTACAAATGCACTTGTGAATGACTCTTTTATctgcttcttaaaaatatttttattgttcttaAGGGCCAGAGTATAGGCTGTTGCCAAATGTTTCAAATGATGTCCAGAGCTCTGGAATTTCTGGGCCCTTGCTCTATTATGTATCTAAAAATGTTTAACTTGGAATTTCACACTTTGAGTTTGAACCACATGAATGTTGGATTGTAAAGCAGTAATTTTAGAATgtaaagcagctgctgtttaTTTAGATGAATTCTGTATGAACCTTTCAATCCATCATATgatttaaattgtatttaatttgtGATTTCAGAGACTCCaagaagcagagagcaggaacCAAGAGCTGAGCCAAAGTGTAACCTCTGCTACACGGCCCCTTCTGCGGCAGATAGAGAACCTGCAGGCCACGCTGGGAGCACAGACCTCTGCTTGGGAGAAACTAGAAAAGAACCTTTCTGACAGGCTGGGTAAGATGGTTCAGCTTCTACTGAGCTGTGAGGCTCTGGGTAAAGATGTGAGATGTGTCAAGGTAAATGTAAAGGGCTTAGTACTTGCCCAAAGTGTAGCTGGTGGATCAGGAGAGATGAGCACCAAATGCTTTCCTGTAAGGAAATGGTGTGGAGGGGTTATGCCAAGGTTCTTGGACAGGTAATCCACTGGTTCTCTGTAAAACACTCTGTAACATAAGATTGTAAGGTGGAGGGGGTAAGGTGTACATGTCCTTACAGCATCTAAGGGCACTGAGGCACTAAAAGTATTCCAGTATGGAGCCTGATGCTGAGATTCCAAATTGTAAAGTTTGGAATCACTTACCTGACTGCATAGGTGATGATATTGTTTGATACAGTAGTAACCtattgttttaaatgaaaaatacattcaaagCCCAAAGGTGGACCTAAATAAATTATATCCTTTTTGGAGGCAATCTGTAGTTGTATTCTGAAAGAGTCTGAAATCTATTCATTCTGCATTGCTTTGATCCTCTGtatgtggaaaatatttaatttcctttacaaaagaaaacaagatgtattttttaagaaagattggttgcatataaaaaaattctcaaattcAATTTTGATATATAACTAAATGGCTCATATTCTAGATATTTGATCAAAAAAGGTtaaattccatgtttttttccttactacTAGGTGAGTCTCAAACTCTTctagcagcagctgctgagagagAACGGGCTGCTACAGAGGAACTTCTTGCTAATAAAATTCAGATGTCTTCTTCTGAATCTCAAAATAGTCTTTTAAGGCAAGAAAATACCCGGCTTCAGGCTCAGCTGGAAGTGGAGAGAAACAAgttgaagaaaatggaaaatgagaaCAGCAGGTGAGTTCAATTTTGGTTAACAGCATTTCTTTAGAATGTAGTGAAATGGAGTGTTGATATGACTGTGCAACATGTTGGCAGAATGTTACAAGAATGTTGCTGAGGATACTTTGTTTAATGCTAAAGATTAAACAGTGCTGCATTCATAACATTTTGTAGCCTTgcagctgtttgttttaaaagcatctgAATCTACAGAGAATAGAATGGAGAATACTTATTtaacttctttccttcctctgtgtaGGTATGAGGTTGAACTAGAAGGGCTCAAAGATGAGTATGCAAAAACCTTGGAagatgcaaagaaagaaaaggtattgCCTAGTTCAGCTTTAATCTCTGTTATGCTTGAAATCTGAGCTAGCAGGAGATTAACAGCTTGTATTTCTCTTTGCAGGCGCTGCTGGCTACTCAGTTAGAAATGGAGAAGATGAAGGTtgaacaggagagaaagaaggCTGTTCTTGTCCAAGAAGCAGCAAAGGAGAAGGTGCCAAAACCTAACATTTATAAGTTTTATTGATATTGTCTTTATTTTAGTAGACATCTATACCTGAAACTTTTAGTACCTGGCAGTATCTTTCCAGTGAAATAGGTGTTGTGTTAGactcactgaaataaattttggaTAATGGGCTATTTAACCtgagaaaaggtaaaatatgGATTGCTGTCTTAATCCTCTGTATTCTTTGAGCACTCTTGgatcctttttcttctgaagctACTTGTTTCCTTTGCTTAGACTACCAGCATTGCTTCCACTgaattcttgttttgtttcagtgtgtAATGTTCCACATACTTTCCAGCTGAAGTCACAAGTCACAGAGCAATCCTCACTAGTCATTAAATTCATTACCACTAATTAGCAGTTAATATTCAGTAAAACTATTTGTCTTGTTTGTTACTGTCTCCAGTCCTAAAATCTAAGTGCTTTCCCCTTCAGAAGTTAGCATGCTTGTAGATGCTGCTTGGAAAAAGGGGCCAGTCTGTTTTGAAGAGGTATCAGTGAATTATTAGCATGTGAAAAGTCCTGGAATTTAATTCATACACtttatttgaaaagaagaaaaaggccTTAACATTCATTCTAAGAGACGTTCTTCTGGGTGAGATATTCTTTCCTTGATACATTAGGATGTACAAAACTGCCTCTGAGTCTCTCTTGGCTACTTGAAAGAGAACCTTTTTTCAGTGTAATTTGCAGCTTTTGTCTTAATTTCCTGAAAGGTCCAAGATCTTGAAGATGGGCTGTGTTACAGcacagaaattctttgctgttgAACTTTCATATGTTTTAGGTATGGGGCAAGTAGAAAATCTATCACATAGTGTTCTGTAGTTGTTGGTGGAAAAAGGGAGGCTATTTATACAATTTCTTTTAGCATGTTgtgaatgtttttttatttttctaactgGTGATATTGGatgtctgtttgtttttaaggacCGAAAGTCATTCACAGTTGAAACTGTATCAAGTACACCGTCAATGTCCCGCTCCAGTTCCATAAGTGGGGTGGACATGGCAGGTCTTCAGACTTCTTTCCTCTCTCAGGTAGGATAGATCACCTATaatggcttttttcttcttgacagACCACTTACTTTCCTCCTCAAGAACTTTTAGTAGCATAAAAAATGACTCTTCAAGAGTGTATTGGCCTTAGACAAGGTAACATCCTGTGCAGAAACATCTAAATCTGCTTACAAGATATCTGTGATTGTAAAACATGCaggtgatttatttttacttgcaCTCCTGATTTAGTGCACACCCCTGCTCCCTAGGCAGCATCACTGACTGCTGTACTCTGCTGTCTCCTACTGCTGCTCGTGCCCTGTCAGTCCAGTTCATGCTGCCAACGTTAAATGGCACCTGTAGAAGCGTCAGGAGAACTTGCCAGTGGGGAGCTATCCCAAATTGTACCTATTCACCTcaagcttttgttttgaaaacaagcTTTAAGCATTTAAATGCATGCCTAGCACagtgttttttaaatcttaagTTATGTCATATTTAGGAGAGGGAAGATTCCAAAATGGGCATGTTTTTTGTCTAATTTTCAGCTTCTCTAACCTTCTGTTTGTAGGATGATCCTCATGATCACTCGTTTGGACCAATAGCTACCAGTGGGAGCAATCTCTATGATGCAATAAGGATGGGATCGGGTTCAAGTATAATTGAAAACCTTCAGTCACAACTAAAACTAAGAGAAGGAGAGATTTCACATCTACAGGTATCTTTTTCAGAAAGCTTGGTCAGTGTTAGGAGAATTCTGTGAACCAACGCAGCTGTGTAGGGATGAACACAAGAAGGGTTTGTTggttccttttttgttttggcaaTGACCTATCCAGAAAACCTATCtgtttgaaaagtaaaatatccAGGACACTGAGACTTGAGGAGAAAGTGAGAGTGGATCTGTGCTGTTTCACAGTCTGGCTTAAGAATAAGCCTTAATTATACGTGTATTTTGATATGGTGTTTTTCTAAATACAGTgaattctttccttctcctccttgttATGTGTATTTACCCTAGCTGGAAATTGGAAACCTGGAGAAAACTCGATCAATAATGGCAGAAGAGCTGGTTAAATTAACAAATCAAAATGATGAACTTGaagaaaaagtgaaggaaaTACCCAAACTACGCACACAGTTAAAGGTAAGTGCATTTCTGGTGTAAATCCattgtaaaatgtaaataatttcatttctttaggAGTAGTCCTATCAGTTTAGGAATATATTCAAATCTGTTTCTAAGCATAAGTGACTGAAGAGCCtgggttttggtggggtttttatatatatatagtagaATCTAAAAATGCCTACTCTATGGTTAGGGAGTCACTTCAAAACACAGTTGCTGGAAACATGTGCTGTGCATAAGACTGTGTGCTAAATCAGCGAGAGACCATTTTTGTTTCTATCATTTAGGAACTTGTCTGGAACGGATGTTTTAGTAGAGGGAGGGTTTTGATTAATAGCATGGGTTTGAGGTTGATGCAGAAGTTGAATATATATGTGTGGTAGATATACAGGAAATAGGACAAATGATTGAATCCTAATGTTTAagaatttaaattgaaatatttgaagagttttgtaataatttttgAATACAGAATGTTCAGTTTTCTCATAAAACATTTCCCAAACTGGTCATTCCTGTAGTAAAACAGTGCAGTTTTCTAACTGTTTTTAATGCTTATAGCAACTCTGAACTTCAAGGTGCTTCAGTATGTCCTCTGAAGCCAGcactaattatttttctgatctTTGGAATATCTTCCTTTAATATCTAGAATATAAATCTAGTTGTATTCAAAGCACAGAGTACTTTTGAAGAGTTTACTGTGTGCTCCACTGTGGTTACACTTTGATGAGGTAGTGCTGCACTTATTTCCCCTGGCAGTGTCAAAcactgtcccagcagcagcttgttTGAAGCTGAAAATAACAACCAGTGAGATAACACCGTGTGTCCTTGCAGGATTTGGATCAGAGGTACAACACCATTCTCCAGATGTATGGGGAGAAggcagaggaggctgaggagctCCGACTGGATCTGGAAGATGTGAAAAACATGTACAAGACTCAGATAGACgaacttttaaaacaaagacaaaattaattcctCGTGGAACTGTTAGCATTGTATGGTGACAGACTGTAAAGATAACTGTTTATGTAAATGCTGAATTTAAATGTCTTGTAAAAAAGCCCTGTATTATAGAAAATGTGACTATATAATAGAGTTCATATGTTGACAGAAGAATCAATGCTTTAAGTGTCCTGTTCTGTCTGCAGTTAAATTATTTgtgcaatatttaattttttttttcttcagtcatCCCTTTATTTAAGTTTTTGCTAAATGGTGGGTCATTTTACataaacagcagaaattatGGTTGTTACCTTGTGAGACAGCACTGGAAGGCATGAGCAGTACTAAAGCAGCCCTTGATTCATAATCTTTGTAAACCTATGAAAATCACATTAGAAGTCTTTCTCAAGTGTTCATATGAGTTTTT
This region of Vidua chalybeata isolate OUT-0048 chromosome 12, bVidCha1 merged haplotype, whole genome shotgun sequence genomic DNA includes:
- the TMF1 gene encoding TATA element modulatory factor, with the translated sequence MSWFNASQLSSFAKQALSQAQKSIDRVLDIQAEETPWPDAVIPDYGDGTNSLISGGWDTSSWGLSSNTEPQNQPVSPTAITKPVRRTVVDESENFFSAFLSPTDVQSIQKNPVVSKPPAKSQRPKEEVKSTLKESQHSTQLEGPVTAEAEVTDSEAVLDSKSLDIPKEKSEENAVLKSDAQHEASTKEVTDKKVSALNFEEPEDCPTEKSSVGGDGAAGAPEGTSQPLGAGTKDLGLEGKERKTEDRQSNTPSPPISTFSSGTSTTSDIEVLDHESVISESSVSSRQEAADSKSSLHLMQTSFQLLSTSACADYNRLDDFQKMTESCGSSDAFERIDSFSVQSLDSRSVSEINSDDELSGRASASASAAVSPSVPKTETVDALKNKSENLNDAPVLHAEEAEMEESGRSATPVNSEQPDVVLVAAVQTVEEQVVKEEAEPQQDAGEQLVEEDTEKQELKKMIDSLTEKLEKREIQLLSTSKERARLEEAYDNLKDEMFRMKEESSSLSSLKEEFAQRIADAEKKLQLACKERDAAKKEVKTVKEELATRLNTNETAELLKEKEEQIKGLMEEGEKLSKQQLQNSTIIKKLRAKEKERENINTKQNKKIKELEEELQHLKQVLDGKEDLEKQHRDSIKQLNSVVERQEKDLTKLQAEVEELEERNRSVQAALDSAYKELADLHKANATKDSEAQEAALSREMKAKEELGLALEKAQEEARQQQEALAIQVADLRLALQRAEQQAARKEDYLRQEIGELQQRLQEAESRNQELSQSVTSATRPLLRQIENLQATLGAQTSAWEKLEKNLSDRLGESQTLLAAAAERERAATEELLANKIQMSSSESQNSLLRQENTRLQAQLEVERNKLKKMENENSRYEVELEGLKDEYAKTLEDAKKEKALLATQLEMEKMKVEQERKKAVLVQEAAKEKDRKSFTVETVSSTPSMSRSSSISGVDMAGLQTSFLSQDDPHDHSFGPIATSGSNLYDAIRMGSGSSIIENLQSQLKLREGEISHLQLEIGNLEKTRSIMAEELVKLTNQNDELEEKVKEIPKLRTQLKDLDQRYNTILQMYGEKAEEAEELRLDLEDVKNMYKTQIDELLKQRQN